One Desulfatitalea tepidiphila genomic region harbors:
- a CDS encoding DUF1156 domain-containing protein encodes MTNDRRLIEDFLPIKAISAEASREKSIRKGHISTLHLWWARRPLVACRAAVYGALVPALKFVPENGPDNKKQSLGRASASKFIQRLCRYPSDSKKQQKADIERAIREAQKHILEAHAERLTKETGKKVTVEDIEEGRAPRPKVLDMFAGGGAIPLEALRLGCEAYALDLNPVAHIIELCTLVYPQKYGKPDPNTHGMTGPKNTKGETTWGGLANEVRYWGEWVLKKVKVQIGDLYPLIPDPYYKVNKPAIQPEMWQSSQKETVPPGYLVPVAYIWTRTVRCKNPLCGAAVPLVRQTWLCKKSGGKRSDPKYVAVKICVDPKNKDSRFEVVEARSEAGLGFNPSAGSKRGDATCSLCGTVADSDYVKAEGCAKRYGHRLMAVVATSTRSAGKKYLPTSDAPNQALDESSLDKRAEEAAAAYGVTIPNEPLEPNPRSFDVQHYGFTHWRDILTPRQLLAMTCFAGQIRKAYDELVKAMGDPDVAKAMATCLSMALGRLADYCTSFCTWQPEFVAHTFDSPGLPMIMDFAEANPIVDTSGSWPSAIDYVAAALEEFTVAGYPGIIARGSALKSPWQQNTFDAIITDPPYYDSRSYSNLADHFFVWHKRSLGHIHSEHFASELTPKKNEAIAAKYRHQGSKDTADRAYEKMMEEAFIECNRVLRPGMPLICVYAHKTTAGWSTLINALMKAGFLVVEAWPVDMERKVRQNAQKTAALASSIFLVARKREGALTGSYEDEIRSELDKIVRERVDSLWKMGITGADLVIAAVGAGLRAFTRFSKVEYANGEEVPAEKFLAEVEGVVLETLLEKIFGVPGSGVAGVDGPSRFYVLWRYTYKAAEIDAGEAIVFTYGQNVELDGPNGLASGSRVLVEKKKGKYRLRDFTERGDDEKLGMPKDDGKSATLIDTLHRILWLLENEPRKLNDFLGEARPDRERLRLVAQTLAGTALAGRKDDGPEHTLATTPAEVAALKKLVANWRQLVEAGLSNVDPKSKQLRMPFSEAKK; translated from the coding sequence ATGACCAACGACCGTAGATTGATTGAAGACTTCCTGCCGATAAAGGCCATCAGCGCCGAAGCGTCGAGGGAGAAATCCATTCGCAAGGGGCACATCTCGACTCTCCACCTTTGGTGGGCAAGACGACCGTTGGTGGCTTGCCGGGCTGCAGTATATGGCGCGTTGGTGCCGGCATTGAAGTTCGTTCCGGAAAACGGGCCAGACAACAAGAAGCAGAGCCTTGGCCGGGCCAGTGCGTCCAAGTTTATTCAACGCCTATGCCGCTATCCGTCAGACTCTAAAAAGCAGCAAAAAGCAGACATAGAACGTGCAATAAGGGAAGCCCAGAAACACATTCTCGAAGCCCACGCCGAGCGGTTGACCAAAGAGACCGGCAAGAAAGTCACAGTCGAGGATATCGAAGAAGGCCGGGCCCCACGTCCCAAGGTGCTGGACATGTTCGCAGGCGGCGGCGCCATCCCCTTGGAAGCCCTGCGTCTCGGCTGCGAGGCCTACGCTCTCGATCTCAACCCGGTGGCGCACATCATTGAGCTTTGTACCCTGGTCTATCCACAGAAATACGGAAAACCCGACCCGAATACCCATGGCATGACTGGCCCAAAAAACACGAAGGGTGAAACTACCTGGGGCGGATTGGCCAATGAGGTCCGTTACTGGGGTGAGTGGGTACTCAAGAAGGTCAAGGTCCAAATCGGCGACCTTTACCCGCTCATACCCGATCCCTACTACAAAGTGAACAAACCTGCTATACAGCCCGAAATGTGGCAGTCATCTCAAAAGGAAACAGTCCCGCCGGGCTACCTTGTGCCAGTTGCCTATATCTGGACGCGGACTGTTCGCTGCAAAAACCCTTTGTGCGGGGCTGCTGTTCCGCTGGTAAGGCAGACTTGGCTGTGCAAGAAAAGTGGCGGAAAAAGAAGTGACCCCAAGTACGTAGCCGTGAAAATCTGCGTTGATCCCAAAAACAAGGACAGTCGTTTCGAGGTTGTTGAAGCAAGGTCTGAGGCCGGGTTGGGATTCAACCCTTCAGCAGGTTCAAAGAGAGGTGACGCAACCTGTTCGCTTTGTGGGACTGTTGCTGACAGCGACTATGTGAAGGCCGAAGGTTGTGCAAAGCGGTATGGGCACCGTCTCATGGCCGTCGTCGCTACCAGCACAAGATCTGCCGGAAAGAAATATCTCCCAACGTCAGACGCTCCCAATCAAGCCTTGGATGAAAGCAGCCTCGATAAGCGTGCAGAAGAAGCTGCTGCGGCATACGGGGTGACCATACCCAACGAACCTCTTGAACCGAATCCCCGATCTTTCGATGTTCAGCATTACGGCTTCACTCACTGGCGCGACATCCTTACACCACGTCAGCTTCTTGCGATGACTTGTTTCGCCGGGCAAATCCGAAAAGCCTATGACGAATTGGTCAAAGCGATGGGGGACCCTGATGTTGCTAAGGCTATGGCAACCTGCCTCAGCATGGCGCTCGGTCGGCTGGCAGACTATTGTACTTCTTTCTGTACTTGGCAGCCTGAATTCGTAGCTCACACATTCGACAGCCCTGGCCTGCCTATGATTATGGATTTCGCCGAAGCCAATCCCATTGTCGACACCTCTGGAAGTTGGCCAAGCGCTATTGATTATGTTGCTGCGGCACTCGAGGAATTCACCGTGGCTGGTTACCCCGGTATCATTGCACGTGGCTCAGCTCTGAAATCGCCTTGGCAACAGAACACTTTTGACGCAATTATCACTGACCCGCCCTATTACGACAGCCGGTCCTACTCCAACTTGGCGGACCATTTCTTTGTATGGCACAAACGATCCCTTGGACACATCCACTCGGAACATTTCGCTTCTGAACTGACGCCGAAAAAGAACGAAGCCATTGCGGCGAAGTACCGGCACCAAGGATCGAAAGACACCGCCGACCGAGCATACGAAAAGATGATGGAGGAAGCATTTATCGAATGCAACCGTGTCCTTCGTCCTGGTATGCCGCTGATTTGCGTGTACGCTCACAAGACAACTGCAGGTTGGTCTACACTGATCAATGCCTTGATGAAAGCTGGGTTTTTGGTTGTGGAGGCTTGGCCGGTCGATATGGAACGAAAAGTGCGTCAGAATGCGCAAAAAACAGCGGCGCTTGCGTCCAGCATCTTTTTGGTTGCCCGCAAACGTGAAGGTGCATTAACCGGGTCATATGAGGACGAAATACGCTCCGAACTTGACAAAATCGTCCGTGAGCGCGTGGATTCACTCTGGAAAATGGGCATCACAGGAGCGGATCTGGTCATTGCTGCCGTGGGTGCAGGTCTTCGCGCCTTCACCCGGTTTTCAAAGGTGGAGTACGCAAACGGCGAGGAGGTCCCGGCCGAGAAGTTTCTGGCCGAGGTGGAAGGAGTCGTGCTGGAGACACTTCTCGAGAAGATCTTCGGGGTCCCCGGAAGCGGGGTAGCCGGAGTGGACGGGCCAAGCCGGTTTTACGTGCTCTGGCGGTACACATATAAAGCAGCCGAGATAGACGCGGGCGAGGCTATTGTCTTTACCTATGGCCAGAACGTTGAGCTGGACGGCCCGAACGGTCTCGCATCAGGTAGCCGCGTGCTGGTCGAAAAGAAGAAAGGTAAATACCGGTTGCGCGATTTCACCGAACGTGGTGATGACGAAAAGCTGGGGATGCCAAAGGATGACGGTAAGTCCGCCACTCTGATCGACACCCTGCACCGCATCCTCTGGCTGCTGGAAAACGAGCCCCGCAAGCTGAATGATTTCCTCGGCGAGGCGAGGCCGGACAGGGAGCGATTGCGTCTGGTAGCCCAAACCCTGGCTGGAACGGCGTTGGCCGGCAGGAAGGACGACGGACCGGAACACACACTGGCGACTACCCCGGCGGAAGTGGCTGCGCTAAAGAAACTCGTTGCCAACTGGCGGCAATTGGTTGAGGCCGGCCTTTCTAATGTAGATCCGAAATCTAAACAACTGAGAATGCCATTTTCGGAGGCCAAAAAGTGA
- a CDS encoding ParA family protein, protein MSVPVLTFFNNKGGVGKTSLVYHLGWMFSELGHTVVAVDLDAQANLTAAFLDEDELESIWEEEGKKPSTIYQAIKPLTQVGDIIKPSIEKITQGLYLIPGDVALASFEDLLSESWPKSMGDPNLYRYFRILTAFWQVAQMAAQQVSADIVLVDVGPNLGAINRSALIGSDFVAIPLGADLFSLQGLKNLGPTLRSWREGWKKRVDNWQSPQFEIPEGRMKPLGYIVQQHSVRLSRPVKAYDKWVNRMPRVYHEAVLQQSTSATKPSQDEECLATLKHYRSLIPMGQEARKPIFHLTSADGAIGSHAQAAHEAYGDFKALAEKLMERMKKMSIRRRNA, encoded by the coding sequence ATGAGTGTTCCAGTCCTCACGTTTTTCAACAACAAGGGCGGAGTTGGCAAAACCTCGCTCGTCTATCATCTGGGCTGGATGTTTTCCGAGCTTGGCCATACGGTTGTTGCCGTTGATCTTGATGCCCAAGCCAATCTGACCGCAGCGTTTCTCGATGAAGATGAACTCGAAAGCATATGGGAGGAGGAAGGAAAAAAGCCCTCAACGATTTATCAGGCCATCAAACCACTTACCCAGGTAGGGGATATCATCAAGCCAAGTATAGAAAAAATAACGCAAGGGCTGTATTTGATCCCCGGAGATGTGGCTTTGGCATCATTTGAAGATCTGTTATCCGAATCTTGGCCGAAGAGTATGGGCGACCCCAATTTGTATCGCTACTTTCGCATTCTGACAGCGTTTTGGCAAGTTGCACAAATGGCGGCCCAACAAGTGAGTGCCGATATTGTCCTTGTGGATGTCGGCCCCAATCTTGGTGCAATCAATCGTTCGGCTCTTATTGGTTCCGATTTTGTTGCCATTCCATTGGGCGCTGACCTTTTTTCTCTTCAGGGTTTGAAGAATTTAGGCCCGACACTTCGCTCATGGCGAGAGGGTTGGAAAAAGCGCGTAGATAATTGGCAATCACCCCAATTTGAAATTCCTGAAGGACGAATGAAACCATTGGGCTACATCGTTCAGCAACACAGCGTTCGACTCAGCCGTCCGGTCAAAGCCTATGATAAATGGGTCAATCGGATGCCGAGGGTCTATCACGAAGCCGTGCTTCAACAATCTACTTCCGCCACGAAACCGTCACAGGATGAAGAATGTCTGGCCACATTGAAACATTATCGAAGTTTGATACCCATGGGGCAAGAGGCACGTAAACCGATCTTTCATCTTACCTCTGCCGACGGTGCAATCGGTAGCCACGCCCAGGCAGCTCATGAGGCATACGGCGATTTCAAAGCTCTTGCTGAAAAACTGATGGAACGGATGAAAAAAATGAGCATCCGCCGGAGAAATGCATGA
- a CDS encoding ATP-binding protein — protein MSYSDKELETFLDDIESDLAERKESWKGDAPDKGRQAVCAFANDLPDHQKAGILFVGAKDDGTPSALPITDELLLALSDMKTDGNILPLPSIIVEKRILKGVEMAVVKVQPSDTPPVRYKGRIWVRTGPRGAIATPQEERILNEKRRYRDLPFDVQPLPTCDLSALSRLLFEQTYLPNAFAADVIASNERSYEQKLASCRMIASVGDPAPTILGILTIGVTPRDWIPGAYIQFLRIEGTDLSDPIQDEALIDGDLAQVLRRIDEKMDSHNRIHVDITSEDRESRMMPYPRAALQQLIRNAVMHRVYENTNTPVRATWFDDRIEISNPGGPFGIVNRENFGRPGITDYRNPNLADAMKVLGFVQRFGIGIQTARAELKKNGNPDLEFQIEPMTVLATVRRRP, from the coding sequence ATGAGCTATTCCGATAAAGAGCTTGAAACCTTTCTTGACGATATAGAATCCGATCTTGCCGAGCGAAAGGAGTCATGGAAAGGAGACGCCCCAGACAAAGGGCGGCAGGCGGTGTGCGCTTTCGCTAACGATTTGCCCGATCATCAAAAAGCCGGGATTTTATTTGTAGGGGCTAAAGATGATGGAACCCCATCGGCATTGCCAATAACCGACGAACTGCTCCTTGCGCTCTCCGATATGAAGACCGATGGCAATATCCTTCCACTGCCTTCCATTATTGTGGAAAAGCGCATCCTAAAGGGTGTTGAGATGGCGGTGGTCAAGGTGCAACCATCCGATACGCCTCCGGTCCGTTATAAAGGAAGGATATGGGTCAGGACCGGTCCCCGCGGCGCAATCGCAACCCCGCAAGAAGAACGGATTCTAAACGAGAAACGTCGTTATAGAGATCTCCCATTCGATGTCCAACCCTTACCGACCTGCGATTTGTCCGCGCTCAGCCGTCTTTTGTTTGAACAGACTTACCTGCCGAACGCCTTTGCTGCTGACGTCATTGCATCCAACGAACGATCCTATGAGCAGAAGCTGGCTTCATGTCGCATGATAGCTTCGGTTGGCGATCCGGCGCCAACAATATTGGGAATCTTGACAATCGGAGTAACTCCAAGAGACTGGATACCCGGTGCATATATTCAGTTCCTGCGAATTGAAGGTACGGATTTGAGCGATCCCATTCAAGATGAAGCCCTCATCGACGGCGATTTGGCACAAGTACTGCGAAGAATCGACGAAAAGATGGATTCCCATAACCGCATACATGTCGATATCACTTCAGAGGATCGAGAATCCAGGATGATGCCCTATCCTCGGGCAGCATTACAGCAATTGATCCGCAATGCCGTCATGCACCGGGTGTATGAAAATACCAATACACCGGTGCGTGCCACATGGTTTGACGACCGTATCGAGATCAGCAATCCCGGCGGTCCCTTCGGCATTGTAAACCGAGAAAATTTTGGTCGGCCAGGCATCACGGATTACCGCAATCCAAACCTGGCCGATGCTATGAAAGTTTTGGGATTTGTACAGCGGTTCGGCATTGGCATTCAGACAGCCAGAGCAGAATTGAAAAAGAACGGCAACCCGGATCTTGAATTCCAAATCGAACCGATGACCGTGCTGGCCACGGTCAGGAGGCGACCATGA
- a CDS encoding helicase-related protein: MNNEVLKFYIGHRISLPGHFDDLVTLEGARSLGADDSAGYECRVRLTDGSLEEAVISAEEVVAVLARGLGEAKTEKPVDAEKLRLLVESARVRLAYAHDQQFAVSLSGIRTLPHQIEAVYKAMLPQPRLRFLLADDPGAGKTIMAGLLVKELKLREAIERILILCPAPLTIQWQDEMLRWFGEPFDIIFAAVDQQQLTNPWQRSSQIIASIDYAKQEDVRERVWQQRWDLVIIDEAHKCSARTASGGQNRESKVTTTKRYDLASRLTSQADHVLLLTATPHHGDEDKFAHFLRLIDPDLFPEPHRLGKQAAAIRKDVFRLGKDSPWSLRRLKEDLKDANGKRLFPDRHTNTVTFCLNSDEYALYKSVTAYINEFIPQQTGQRRSSAALTRTVLQRRLVSSTCAIHESIKRRQKKQEDLLEELEGLTPAQRAKRLAVLQGRLPDAEQEEDDLDDTVRDQLVDEYTAALELEQLRSEISSLKELVEQARRVRENANDSKLAALRQCLGEAQFLELKDGRGKLLIFTEHRDTLGYVRDYLERWGFSTCEIHGGMNPHERKRAQEVFRTGAQVCIATEAAGEGINLQFCHLMINYDMPWNPTRLEQRLGRIHRIGQDRDVYAFNFVATESEDGQPIVEGRILHRLLEKLDQMNEALEGRVFDVIGEVLSLNDVNLPDMLRDAAYDPRRLDEYLDQIDRIDPAKLKEYEEATGIALARSHVDFSAFQHRNLEVEERRLMPRYVEAQFVAAAKEVGLRVEPRADGLWRVEHVLANLRSERLRSVQRIGKPESSYRKITFHKHHLEQDAHLDAVLMGPGHPLYAAVDEKLNERLTGLIGGIGFLVDPLCSATYSIHLFEISIRGKDSKGNDVPLYGELVAVREEQGHYEVIPSDILLNLAAHPHPPQEIDPKPTQGATDFLKRTYQLECRARCQSERQHFARVCREYLEKSFKARIDRAQERAMLLAAEVFSKPEYKLPADEARKYVDELQRARQERLDGLKRLEIARTGPVKHVGTAFVIPPDADIQAQLADLADELDPNVRRQSEIAAENKVIEALIAEGFSKECIERVGHLKLGFDIRAHRIADEATGEVFVKRIEVKGRLRGQPVRLTTNEWYKAQQLAGTYWLYVVWNPLGDSTELVRIHNPAAKLDHAKKEIVAARFYEISAEAIDLSGNEE; the protein is encoded by the coding sequence ATGAATAATGAGGTGCTCAAGTTTTATATAGGACATCGAATCAGCCTTCCTGGACATTTTGATGACTTGGTAACCTTGGAGGGTGCTCGATCTCTCGGTGCTGATGATTCAGCGGGATATGAGTGTCGGGTGCGTCTTACTGACGGATCGTTGGAAGAGGCTGTTATCTCCGCCGAAGAGGTTGTAGCCGTGCTTGCAAGGGGGCTTGGCGAAGCGAAAACAGAAAAGCCCGTGGACGCCGAGAAACTTCGGCTTCTGGTTGAATCCGCCCGAGTGCGATTGGCCTATGCGCACGATCAGCAGTTTGCTGTAAGCCTTTCTGGAATACGAACCCTGCCGCACCAGATCGAAGCAGTCTACAAGGCAATGCTCCCTCAGCCCAGGTTGCGCTTCCTTCTGGCAGATGATCCGGGAGCCGGCAAGACGATCATGGCAGGTCTCCTGGTAAAGGAACTGAAGCTTCGGGAGGCAATTGAGCGAATTCTTATATTATGCCCCGCCCCACTCACCATACAATGGCAAGACGAGATGCTCCGCTGGTTCGGTGAGCCTTTCGACATTATCTTTGCGGCTGTGGACCAGCAGCAATTGACCAATCCATGGCAGAGATCTTCACAAATTATCGCTTCCATTGACTATGCCAAGCAGGAAGACGTTCGTGAGCGTGTCTGGCAACAGAGATGGGACTTGGTCATCATCGACGAGGCCCACAAGTGTTCGGCCCGGACAGCATCAGGTGGACAGAATCGCGAATCCAAGGTTACGACAACAAAGCGCTACGACCTGGCATCGCGTCTCACCTCCCAGGCCGATCATGTCCTCTTGCTGACCGCCACCCCTCATCACGGGGATGAAGATAAGTTCGCTCATTTCCTCCGGCTTATTGATCCTGACCTGTTCCCGGAACCGCACCGTCTCGGTAAACAGGCCGCCGCAATCCGCAAAGACGTTTTCCGTCTCGGAAAAGATTCCCCATGGTCTCTCCGGCGGCTTAAAGAAGACCTCAAGGACGCCAATGGGAAACGGCTCTTCCCTGACCGTCACACCAACACAGTCACATTCTGTCTGAACAGTGACGAGTACGCCCTTTACAAGAGTGTCACTGCTTACATCAACGAATTCATCCCGCAACAGACAGGCCAGCGGCGTTCGTCCGCGGCATTGACCCGAACCGTCCTGCAGCGCCGATTGGTAAGCTCTACCTGCGCCATTCACGAATCGATCAAGCGGCGGCAAAAAAAACAGGAAGATCTACTGGAGGAGCTCGAGGGGCTTACTCCGGCCCAGCGCGCCAAGCGGCTTGCCGTTCTGCAGGGCCGCCTGCCTGATGCCGAGCAGGAAGAAGACGATCTCGACGATACGGTCCGCGATCAGTTGGTAGATGAATATACGGCTGCGCTGGAACTCGAGCAGTTACGCTCCGAAATCTCCTCCCTAAAGGAACTGGTGGAGCAAGCCCGACGGGTTCGCGAAAACGCAAACGATTCCAAGCTGGCCGCATTAAGACAGTGCCTCGGCGAGGCGCAGTTTCTTGAACTGAAGGACGGCCGGGGAAAGCTCCTTATTTTTACCGAGCATCGGGATACCCTGGGATACGTCCGCGATTACCTTGAAAGATGGGGGTTTAGTACATGCGAAATCCACGGCGGCATGAACCCTCATGAGCGCAAACGCGCGCAGGAGGTTTTCAGGACCGGGGCACAGGTGTGTATCGCAACGGAAGCCGCCGGCGAAGGTATCAATCTCCAATTTTGCCACCTAATGATCAACTATGACATGCCCTGGAACCCGACTCGGCTGGAACAACGACTGGGCCGTATCCACCGCATCGGCCAAGACCGGGATGTTTATGCTTTCAACTTCGTGGCTACGGAATCCGAGGATGGCCAGCCTATCGTTGAAGGCCGGATTCTTCATCGCCTACTGGAAAAGCTCGATCAGATGAACGAGGCACTTGAAGGCCGCGTGTTCGATGTGATCGGTGAGGTGCTGTCTCTGAACGACGTGAACCTCCCGGACATGCTCCGAGATGCGGCCTACGATCCCAGACGTCTCGATGAGTACCTCGACCAGATTGACCGGATTGATCCGGCCAAGCTCAAGGAATACGAGGAAGCCACGGGCATTGCGCTTGCGCGCAGCCACGTTGATTTTTCTGCATTTCAACACCGCAACCTTGAGGTCGAAGAGCGTCGGCTTATGCCTCGATATGTTGAAGCGCAGTTCGTTGCCGCAGCGAAGGAGGTTGGCCTCCGGGTCGAACCAAGGGCCGACGGGCTGTGGCGCGTCGAACACGTTCTTGCGAATCTGCGCTCGGAAAGGCTCCGCTCTGTACAGAGGATCGGCAAACCGGAATCGAGCTATCGCAAGATCACCTTCCACAAGCACCATCTCGAACAAGACGCCCATCTGGACGCAGTGTTGATGGGACCGGGGCATCCTCTTTACGCAGCGGTGGACGAGAAACTTAATGAGCGGTTGACAGGGTTGATCGGAGGCATCGGGTTCTTAGTTGATCCCCTATGCAGTGCGACCTATAGTATCCACCTTTTCGAGATATCCATCCGTGGCAAGGATTCAAAGGGAAACGATGTGCCGCTTTATGGCGAGCTTGTGGCCGTTCGCGAAGAACAAGGGCATTATGAGGTGATACCGAGCGACATCCTTCTTAACTTGGCAGCGCATCCGCATCCACCGCAGGAAATCGATCCTAAACCCACGCAGGGGGCTACCGATTTCCTGAAACGGACCTATCAGCTCGAATGCCGCGCCCGTTGTCAGAGTGAGCGGCAGCATTTCGCACGGGTATGCCGGGAATACCTGGAAAAATCTTTTAAGGCCCGGATCGACCGGGCTCAAGAGCGGGCCATGCTGCTTGCCGCCGAGGTCTTCTCGAAACCGGAATACAAGTTGCCTGCGGATGAGGCCAGGAAGTATGTGGATGAACTCCAGCGCGCACGACAGGAGCGTCTCGACGGCTTAAAACGACTTGAGATTGCCAGGACCGGGCCGGTCAAACATGTTGGAACAGCCTTTGTCATCCCCCCTGATGCCGATATCCAGGCCCAGCTTGCCGACCTGGCCGATGAACTTGATCCAAATGTTCGCCGGCAGAGCGAGATCGCCGCAGAGAACAAGGTGATTGAGGCTTTGATCGCCGAGGGCTTTTCCAAGGAGTGCATCGAACGCGTTGGCCATCTGAAGTTGGGTTTCGACATTCGCGCGCACAGAATCGCTGACGAAGCCACCGGTGAAGTGTTCGTCAAGAGAATCGAGGTCAAGGGACGTCTACGAGGGCAACCAGTTAGACTAACCACCAACGAGTGGTATAAGGCCCAACAGTTGGCCGGGACTTACTGGTTGTATGTGGTTTGGAACCCATTGGGCGATTCCACTGAGCTTGTGCGTATCCATAATCCTGCTGCCAAGCTCGACCACGCCAAAAAAGAGATCGTGGCGGCAAGGTTCTATGAAATTTCTGCAGAGGCAATTGATCTATCAGGTAATGAGGAATGA
- a CDS encoding recombinase family protein — MLDNSNVAPGKNKTLRCAIYTRKSHEEGLEQEFNSLDAQRESAEHYIEAQRMRGWTALPDRYDDGGFSGGNMERPGLRRLLADIDAGKIDVIVVYKVDRLSRSLLDFMKMIDLFNEKGVSFVSVTQHFSTTDPTGRMFLGILITFAQYEREVIAERIRDKVAAAKRRGKYCGGVPILGYDVDRENKKLMVNPDEARTVQYIFRRFIQIGSAKKLGQELNEQGYHTKAWTTKKGKVREGSEWNTAHIYRLLNNRIYIGEIAHKDRSYPGEHEGIIDRTTWDKVQAILEDNKPVKVSMARTKMVAPLKGVIRCGHCGCAMGPTYARKNGRHYTYYICQKDSKRTVSRCPLKRIPAGDIEQAVIEQLSAVFRTPTLVAKTFFAARDIEQAERERLFKQKAQLEMELSQAREQALELMKPGSDQPGKAEMLTTVNRQAVELSKQLTHVSERCRAYRGNSITEQDVSEAFQNVEGFWEDLFPVERNRLIRLLVDKVEIRETGIDMELRTNGLTTLIAELAGLACEVTERRVSR, encoded by the coding sequence ATGCTTGATAACAGCAATGTCGCGCCGGGCAAAAACAAGACCCTGCGCTGCGCCATTTACACCCGCAAGAGTCATGAGGAAGGGCTCGAACAGGAGTTCAACTCGTTGGATGCGCAACGGGAGTCGGCGGAACACTATATCGAAGCTCAGAGGATGCGGGGCTGGACGGCTCTGCCGGATCGCTATGACGATGGTGGTTTCTCGGGCGGGAACATGGAGCGTCCGGGGCTGCGCCGCCTGCTGGCAGACATCGACGCCGGGAAGATCGATGTGATCGTCGTCTACAAGGTCGACCGGCTGTCCCGCTCGCTGCTGGACTTCATGAAGATGATCGACCTCTTCAACGAGAAGGGTGTCAGCTTCGTCTCGGTCACCCAGCACTTCAGCACCACCGATCCCACCGGCCGGATGTTTCTCGGCATCCTGATCACATTCGCCCAGTACGAGCGGGAAGTCATCGCCGAGCGCATCCGGGACAAGGTGGCGGCAGCAAAGCGCCGGGGGAAATACTGCGGCGGCGTACCCATCCTCGGATACGACGTCGACCGGGAGAACAAGAAACTGATGGTCAACCCGGATGAAGCCAGGACGGTGCAGTACATCTTCCGCCGCTTCATCCAGATCGGCTCGGCCAAGAAGCTAGGCCAGGAATTGAACGAACAGGGATACCACACCAAGGCCTGGACCACCAAGAAAGGCAAGGTTCGCGAGGGCTCCGAATGGAACACCGCCCATATCTACCGGCTTCTCAACAATCGGATCTATATCGGTGAGATCGCCCACAAGGACCGCAGCTACCCCGGCGAGCACGAAGGAATCATCGACCGGACAACCTGGGACAAGGTGCAGGCCATCCTGGAGGACAACAAGCCGGTCAAGGTTTCCATGGCCAGAACCAAAATGGTTGCCCCGCTGAAGGGCGTTATCCGCTGCGGCCACTGCGGATGCGCGATGGGACCGACCTACGCCCGCAAGAACGGCCGCCACTACACCTATTACATCTGCCAGAAGGACAGCAAGCGGACCGTGAGCCGGTGTCCGCTCAAACGGATTCCCGCCGGGGACATCGAGCAGGCCGTGATTGAGCAGTTGAGCGCGGTGTTTCGCACGCCGACGCTGGTGGCCAAAACCTTCTTCGCGGCCCGGGACATCGAGCAGGCGGAGCGGGAGCGGCTGTTCAAGCAGAAAGCCCAGCTCGAGATGGAGCTGTCGCAGGCGAGGGAGCAGGCACTCGAACTGATGAAACCCGGCAGCGATCAGCCGGGCAAGGCCGAGATGCTCACGACCGTCAACCGCCAGGCGGTCGAGCTCTCGAAACAACTGACGCACGTGAGCGAGCGATGCAGAGCCTACCGGGGGAACAGCATCACGGAGCAGGATGTCTCGGAGGCCTTCCAGAATGTCGAGGGCTTCTGGGAAGACCTTTTCCCGGTGGAGCGAAACAGGCTCATCCGCCTCCTGGTGGATAAGGTGGAGATCCGGGAGACCGGAATCGATATGGAGCTGCGCACCAACGGGCTGACAACACTCATCGCCGAGCTGGCTGGTCTGGCATGCGAAGTCACCGAACGGAGGGTAAGCCGATGA
- a CDS encoding DUF2924 domain-containing protein, whose protein sequence is MNELHNAATGGKNQDRTRNSVLRQMALLQSMSLEQLREKWLDLYGEEPPQYKKQFLIKRLAYRIQELFYGGLSEQAKVHLQQAAKEDPVATVNRRIPEERKSNEAILPGTRLVRVWNDRRYEVIVLADGYEFEGRTFRSLSAVAREITGTRWNGKVFFGLKKVYGRKAEGGSDA, encoded by the coding sequence ATGAATGAGTTACACAACGCCGCCACGGGCGGCAAGAATCAGGACCGAACCCGAAACTCGGTCCTTCGGCAGATGGCTCTGCTGCAATCCATGTCCCTGGAGCAGCTCCGGGAAAAATGGCTCGATCTCTACGGAGAAGAGCCGCCCCAGTACAAAAAGCAATTCCTCATCAAGCGGCTGGCTTATCGCATCCAGGAGCTTTTCTACGGCGGGCTGTCCGAGCAGGCCAAGGTCCATCTTCAGCAGGCCGCCAAGGAGGACCCGGTCGCCACTGTCAATCGACGCATCCCAGAAGAGCGGAAATCGAACGAGGCCATCCTGCCCGGGACCAGACTGGTGCGGGTATGGAACGACCGGCGCTATGAGGTGATCGTCCTTGCCGATGGCTACGAGTTTGAAGGCCGCACCTTCCGGTCGCTCAGCGCGGTGGCCAGAGAGATCACCGGGACGCGCTGGAACGGGAAAGTCTTTTTCGGACTGAAGAAGGTTTACGGCAGAAAAGCCGAGGGAGGTTCGGATGCTTGA